In a genomic window of Mercenaria mercenaria strain notata chromosome 19, MADL_Memer_1, whole genome shotgun sequence:
- the LOC123543116 gene encoding uncharacterized protein LOC123543116: MADIEGYDYLFKVLIIGEEDSGKTALLTRYVEGAFTAAYVSTIGVDFKIKSVKQDGKNIKAQIWDTAGQERFRNITSSYYRGCHGAIIVFDVTNRASFKGVDNWITDLEHYGSGSVPKVLIGNKCDLSEQRCVTYEEAKSLAVINNMEYIETSANTNINVENAFGKLYAEISKKITKQAPPMENVIRLDTESVANEAVGVAVEAESDSSYGTENIPPWANKIMEELQKFSTRLEAVDKLVNTVTSILKRLDEIEIKMSKFESRKVDFKSAQAKSTKPR; the protein is encoded by the exons ATGGCGGACATTGAAGGGTATGATTATCTGTTTAAAG TTTTAATTATTGGCGAAGAAGATTCAGGGAAAACAGCATTGTTAACTAGATATGTCGAAGGCGCCTTTACTGCCGCATACGTGTCGACCATAGGGGTTGACTTTAAAAttaa gAGTGTAAAACAAGACGGAAAGAATATAAAAGCACAGATATGGGACACGGCAGGCCAAGAAAGATTCAGAAATATAACTTCAAG CTATTACCGAGGTTGCCATGGCGCAATAATTGTTTTTGATGTCACCAACCGCGCATCATTTAAAGGTGTTGATAACTGGATAACAGACTTAGAg CACTATGGTTCTGGATCCGTGCCCAAAGTGCTAATTGGCAATAAATGTGACCTGAGTGAACAGAGGTGTGTGACATACGAAGAGGCAAAGTCGCTTGCAG ttataaatAACATGGAATACATAGAAACCTCTGCCAACACAAACATCAACGTCGAAAATGCATTTGGTAAACTTTATGCTG aaataagcaAGAAAATAACAAAGCAAGCACCACCAATG GAAAACGTTATTAGACTGGACACAGAAAGTGTGGCTAATGAGGCAGTGGGCGTGGCTGTCGAGGCAGAATCAGATTCTTCTTATGGTACAGAAAATATCCCGCCATGGGCAAACAAAATTATGGAAGAGCTACAGAAGTTTAGTACTCGACTCGAAGCAGTAGACAAACTTGTAAATACTGTTACATCAATCTTGAAACGACTGgatgaaatagaaataaaaatgtccAAATTTGAATCTAGAAAAGTAGACTTTAAATCTGCACAAGCAAAAAGTACAAAACCACGTTAA